GTAAGTGCGGTTCCATATACTCCTATGAGCAAGCAAGTGTTCGGGATGCTGCCGGTCGGCTAAAACCAGGACGGTGTTCATATGTTAAGTTCCCAAATCACAGGAATCGTAACTCAAGGAAAAAGTGTGGTACTCTATTGATGAAACGTGTGAGGTCTATTCGTCAAGACGCATACCTCAGACCCAAACTAATATACTGCTACAGAAGCATAAAAGACAGCTTGCAAGCCTTGATGACTGATTCGGATTTTCTCAAGAACTGTGAACAATGGCGTGAAAATTTTGTTTCTCCGAATAAGTGCCACACGTCTCGACGACAGGGGAAACATCATTGAGAAATTGCCGTTTCATGTTGTGGACATTGCTTGGTTCCAATCTCACCCGAATGTTGGACATTTTGGCCGGCCAGTCGAGGTCTGGCGTCGCACGCTAGAAAACACCAGCGATGATCAGTACATCATGATAGAGAATGTTGCATGCAGATGCGCCCACGCCAATTATAAGGTTGATTTTGGAGACATCCGTGAGACAGTAAAGGTCTTGGTCCCACTTCTAGGAAAAAATTAATAGTGGACATGCATTGGGCGATTTAATTACTATACTAGCTTGAGTAGGGTCGGTGCCCTTTCAGATGACTGTCCTTTGTGTTTAAATATCTGCCTAAACCTTTTTTCAATGTCATCATTTGTTGACTTACAAGCAATTCGGCTGAGATACGGCTGACATGGCCAAACAAGGTTCCATGCAACTCACATCAAGCTAGaagaaaggtacatgtattctacAAAACTCCgaggttacaacatgtacatgcacaggcTCATATAGCCTAAAATCAAGGATCCTTGCCTACATTTACAGTACATGCGCTTTTATACAACACGGTCAATCAAATCTAATATCCTAGGTACCGAGGGCCGATCGGCTACATCCACTTCGGTACATTTTTGGATGATAGTTTTTAATTCTACCGCATTTGCCAGAGTTAGTCCCCTTTGTTTATGGGCTGATAGGATCTTGCGGACAAGATATCCAACAGAATAAACATCACTTGCAGTGGACGGAGTGGCTGTTCCTGCAACTACTTCAGGGGCAACCCACGGATATCGTTCTTTGTACAGGGCCTGATCTGCTATTGACATGGTCTTCTTCTGTGCCTTGCCTTTGCGGCAGCTTTTGCCAAAGTCGATGATCACTATGTTAATACTACCAGCTGTTTCCTCAATGATTACATTGTCATATTTCAAATCGTTGTGAATAAATCCACAACAGTGAATTTCATTTAGTCCCTTACACACTTGCTCTACCACTGTTTTCCAGTCAATTTCTGAAATTTGCGGTGTCTTCCCAGATAACACCGAACAAATCGTGGTAGATATGAAATCTATGCCATGGAAAGACGTAATGAGTTTATATGGAATTTCATCAAATGAAGCTCCAATCAAATAGGGCAAATGATTCGAGGCCTTAAGGTGTAGCAGTGCGGTTGCCTCCTTCAGCACTTCATGTCGTACGCGGCGATTGTCCAGACCATCGTGCTTAAAACGTTTCACGGTTACCGTCATGCCTCGGAAAGTCTCTAACGTGCATTCGCCATAAGATCCATGGCCAAGTATGGACCCAAGAGGATGCGCCGAGAGCTGTGAAGCACCAATGTACAGTGAAGGTGGCAACTGAAGAGATCTATTCATAGTTTGCATAACACATTCTAACTCCTTCACCAATCG
The sequence above is a segment of the Lineus longissimus chromosome 12, tnLinLong1.2, whole genome shotgun sequence genome. Coding sequences within it:
- the LOC135497208 gene encoding probable serine/threonine-protein kinase DDB_G0267514, whose protein sequence is MYRRERLEKERLVKELECVMQTMNRSLQLPPSLYIGASQLSAHPLGSILGHGSYGECTLETFRGMTVTVKRFKHDGLDNRRVRHEVLKEATALLHLKASNHLPYLIGASFDEIPYKLITSFHGIDFISTTICSVLSGKTPQISEIDWKTVVEQVCKGLNEIHCCGFIHNDLKYDNVIIEETAGSINIVIIDFGKSCRKGKAQKKTMSIADQALYKERYPWVAPEVVAGTATPSTASDVYSVGYLVRKILSAHKQRGLTLANAVELKTIIQKCTEVDVADRPSVPRILDLIDRVV